A segment of the Desulfitobacterium dehalogenans ATCC 51507 genome:
TGAAATGTAGTATAGATATCCGCTCCATTAATAGAAACCCCATGCTTGGCTGCCTGAACCAAAGCATTTTGCTCCGCATGAACCGCCCGGCAAATCTCTGTCCGTTCCCCGGAAGGGATACCCAGCTGTTGTCTGAGGCAGCCCTTTTGGGCACAATGACTCAGCCCTGTAGGACTGCCGTTATAACCGGTGCTGAGAATCTGTTTATCCTTAACGAGCACAGCACCCACTTGACGGCGCAGGCATGTGGAACGTCCTGCTACGACTTGTGCCATCTGCATAAAATATTCATCCCAACTGGGTCGCTCTATCTTTTTCATTTCGTACCATATAACCGATCCCCGGCGTCACCGAGACCGGGAATGATATAGCCGTGGTCGTTTAAATAATCGTCCACTGCCGCCACAAAAATATCCACATCGTCATGGTAGGTGTGAACTTCTTTGATGCCTTCCGGAGCGGCTATTAAACACATGAGCTTGATGTTTTTTGCTCCTCTGTCCTTCAGGAAGGTAATGGCCGCAGCAGCGGACCCCCCCGTAGCCAGCATGGGGTCAATGACAATTAAATCACGTTCTTCTACATCGGTAGGGAGCTTGCAGTAGTATTCCACCGGCTTCAGTGTCT
Coding sequences within it:
- a CDS encoding deoxycytidylate deaminase encodes the protein MKKIERPSWDEYFMQMAQVVAGRSTCLRRQVGAVLVKDKQILSTGYNGSPTGLSHCAQKGCLRQQLGIPSGERTEICRAVHAEQNALVQAAKHGVSINGADIYTTFQPCVLCTKLLINAGIKRVFFLYPYPDPLALEMAAEAELELIQLESSAQ